A single window of Microbacterium oryzae DNA harbors:
- a CDS encoding polyphosphate polymerase domain-containing protein, producing the protein MTPGFADRFAAISLDDLVAEAELLTRVDRKYLLTAADAERVLARVDDRTRVLEIDGERGSQYGTMYFDTPDLLSYRLAALGRRRRFKLRARHYVDTDAAFLELKTRGSRGTTVKDRIPSEAVDRLTAEGRAYAAEGMAALGIAPEVVDELVPTLHTSYRRTTLLLPEGARATVDTHLEWADVHGERMARADLVIVETKSSSRASSLDRLLWRAGIRPVGISKFATGLAALRPDLPSNKWSRVLRTHFDAHHALAA; encoded by the coding sequence ATGACTCCCGGGTTCGCGGACCGCTTCGCGGCGATCTCCCTCGACGACCTCGTCGCGGAGGCCGAGCTCCTCACCCGGGTCGACCGCAAGTACCTCCTCACGGCGGCCGACGCCGAGCGCGTGCTGGCCCGGGTCGACGACCGCACCCGCGTGCTGGAGATCGACGGCGAGCGCGGCTCGCAGTACGGCACCATGTACTTCGACACCCCCGACCTGCTGAGCTACCGGCTCGCCGCCCTGGGGCGGCGTCGCCGCTTCAAGCTCCGCGCCCGCCATTACGTCGACACCGATGCCGCGTTCCTCGAGCTGAAGACGCGCGGCAGCCGCGGCACGACCGTGAAGGACCGCATCCCTTCGGAGGCCGTCGACCGGCTCACCGCCGAGGGCCGAGCGTATGCCGCCGAAGGCATGGCGGCCCTGGGCATCGCTCCCGAGGTCGTCGACGAGCTCGTCCCCACGCTCCACACGTCGTACCGACGCACCACGCTGCTCCTGCCCGAGGGAGCGCGCGCGACCGTCGACACGCACCTCGAGTGGGCGGATGTCCACGGCGAGCGGATGGCCAGGGCCGACCTCGTCATCGTGGAGACGAAATCGTCCAGCCGCGCATCGTCGCTGGACCGCCTGCTGTGGCGGGCGGGCATCCGCCCCGTCGGCATCAGCAAGTTCGCGACGGGCCTCGCAGCCCTCCGCCCCGACCTCCCTTCCAACAAGTGGAGCCGCGTGCTCCGCACCCACTTCGACGCGCATCACGCGCTCGCCGCCTGA